A section of the Humulus lupulus chromosome 2, drHumLupu1.1, whole genome shotgun sequence genome encodes:
- the LOC133815423 gene encoding uncharacterized protein LOC133815423, producing the protein MEIKSHLYFNGMDQTYVKWIWHGEEDDSKNNVPNERKQFDQVFDDPIEMVRDADERFVDKPEEFLKFLEDAEKPMFLGAPLSKLVVLVKLYNLKAGSSWSDTSFTKLLTLLKEILPKDNELPSSLYEAKKTLCTLGMEYSKIHACPNDCVLYRNQYESASECPVCKTSRWKKNKNNKECKKGIPAKVLWYLPPIPRFIRLFRNPEHAESLRWHEDGRIKDDKLRHPADSPAWKEVDELWPQIREDPRNLQLGLSADGINPFSNMSSSYSCWPVILCIYNLPPWLCMKRRFTMLTLLISGPKKPGNDIDIYLAPLIDDLKVLWSGIDCYDSFKKENFILRGVLLWTINDFPAYGNLSGCFVKGYKGCPICGEQTSATRLEHCRKMCYMGHRRFLPEKHYYRKQKLAFNGEQELREAPTPMTGEAVYEEIRLI; encoded by the coding sequence ATGGAGATAAAGAGTCATCTATACTTTAACGGAATGGACCAAACATATGTCAAGTGGATTTGGCATGGGGAAGAAGATGATTCTAAAAATAATGTTCCCAATGAAAGAAAGCAATTTGATCAAGTATTTGATGACCCTATAGAGATGGTGAGAGATGCAGATGAACGTTTTGTTGATAAGCCTGAAGAATTTTTGAAATTCTTAGAAGATGCAGAGAAACCAATGTTTCTCGGGGCACCTTTGTCAAAATTAGTTGTTTTAGTAAAACTATACAACTTGAAAGCTGGTAGTAGTTGGAGTGACACAAGTTTTACAAAGTTATTaactttattaaaagaaattttaccGAAAGACAATGAATTGCCTTCCTCGCTTTATGAAGCAAAAAAAACATTGTGCACATTAGGAATGGAGTATAGCAAGATTCATGCTTGTCCAAATGATTGTGTTCTATATCGAAATCAATATGAGAGTGCATCTGAGTGCCCCGTATGTAAAACATCTAgatggaaaaaaaataagaacaacaaAGAATGTAAGAAAGGGATTCCAGCAAAAGTATTGTGGTATTTGCCACCAATACCTAGGTTTATACGTTTGTTTCGAAATCCCGAACATGCCGAAAGTCTACGATGGCATGAGGATGGAAGGATCAAAGATGACAAATTGCGTCATCCAGCTGATTCCCCAGCTTGGAAAGAAGTGGATGAACTATGGCCTCAAATAAGAGAGGATCCTAGAAATCTTCAACTTGGTCTTTCTGCAGATGGCATCAATCCATTCAGCAATATGAGCTCATCTTATAGTTGTTGGCCAGTGATTCTATGTAtttacaatcttcctccttggttgtGTATGAAAAGAAGATTCACAATGTTAACTTTGTTGATATCAGGTCCCAAGAAACCTGGAAATGATATAGATATCTATTTGGCACCTTTGATAGATGACTTGAAGGTGTTGTGGAGCGGAATTGATTGTTATGAttcttttaaaaaagaaaattttatacTTAGAGGTGTACTCTTGTGGACAatcaatgactttcctgcttatggtaATTTATCGGGATGTtttgtgaaaggatataaaggATGTCCGATATGTGGTGAACAAACAAGCGCCACAAGATTAGAACATTGTAGGAAGATGTGCTATATGGGTCATAGAAGGTTTCTACCAGAAAAACATTATTACCGGAAGCAAAAATTAGCATTTAATGGTGAGCAAGAGTTGCGAGAAGCGCCTACACCAATGACTGGAGAAGCTGTCTATGAAGAGATTcgtttaatataa